The following coding sequences lie in one Miscanthus floridulus cultivar M001 chromosome 9, ASM1932011v1, whole genome shotgun sequence genomic window:
- the LOC136480995 gene encoding noroxomaritidine/norcraugsodine reductase-like has translation MVEELAAFGVRVHTCSRSAADLEACHRRWSKMGLDVTVMACDLAVHANPERPMETVKATFDGELDIMTLVKPVALCTVEDFSRCMATNLETCFHLCQLAHPLLLNASLTGGGSVVNVSFIGSLLAYHDLTLYGTAKAGMNQLPRSLATEWASDKIRVNCVAPGLIMTDKAKEAPSEAMEQSLTRAPMRRDSEPVEVASMVSFLCMPVASYVTGQVICVDGGRTISA, from the exons ATGGTGGAGGAGTTGGCTGCGTTCGGCGTGCGCGTGCACACGTGCTCGCGCAGCGCGGCTGACCTGGAGGCGTGCCACCGGCGGTGGTCCAAGATGGGGCTGGACGTCACGGTCATGGCCTGTGACCTCGCCGTGCACGCCAACCCGGAGAGGCCCATGGAGACTGTCAAGGCCACCTTCGACGGCGAGCTCGACATTATG ACGCTCGTGAAACCGGTGGCGCTGTgcacggtggaggacttctcacGTTGCATGGCGACCAACCTGGAGACATGCTTCCATCTCTGCCAGCTCGCGCACCCTCTCCTCCTCAACGCCTCCCTCACCGGCGGCGGAAGCGTTGTCAATGTCTCCTTCATTGGAAGTTTGCTGGCCTACCACGACCTCACCCTCTATGGCACCGCCAAAG CCGGAATGAACCAACTACCAAGGAGCCTAGCCACCGAGTGGGCCAGCGATAAGATTCGTGTGAACTGCGTGGCACCTGGGCTGATCATGACCGACAAGGCGAAAGAG GCACCATCAGAGGCCATGGAGCAATCGTTAACCAGGGCCCCTATGCGGCGGGACAGCGAGCCGGTGGAGGTGGCGTCCATGGTGTCCTTCCTCTGCATGCCGGTGGCGTCCTACGTCACTGGCCAGGTCATCTGCGTGGACGGCGGCCGGACCATTAGTGCCTGA